CACGGGGTGATAAATTTGCTTCTCGAAGTCGTAAGTGTATTTTTGTGGGGTATCCGGCTACTAAGAAGGGTTGGAAGGTCTATGACATGGAAACCGGTGAAATTTTTGTTTCGTGGGAtgtaaaattttatgaaaatgaatttcCGTTTACCGCAAATGTTGATACCTCCTTATTTAATGAGCTTATGGAAGATAACAACAATGCTCTAATTCTTGATGATATTGGTCCACTGCCTACCAATCCTATTCCTCTTATACCACATGATACCCTCACCAATATCGGCCCACTCACTGACCAATCATCCCCTGCTACCCCGCCGTACAGTCCACCAGCATCTGGGCCCAGCAGTTCATCCAGCACCCATGAATCTGATGATGTTGCCTCCTTTGATAATGAGAATTTGGGTCGTGGCTTTCGTGACAAGCGCCCATCAGTTCTTCTACGTGACTTTGTTGTTAATACTATTACCACACACACCTCTACGGATGAAGGCTCTTCTTCTGTTGCTTCCTGTTCTTCTAGTCTCTCCGGTACTCCTTATCCTATAGCACATTATGTTAATTGTGATAACTTTTCTATGCCACATCGTTCGTTTCTTGCAGCGATTCTCTCTGGCTCTGAGCCCCGATCTTTTCGCGAGGCTATGCAGGATAATGGATGGAGAAAGGCGATGAAAACGGAAATTACTGCTTTAGAGGATAATAATACATGGGAACTGACTGCTCTGCCTCCAGGTAAGAAGGCTCTTGGTAGTCGTTGGGTGTACAAAGTCAAATATAATGCTGATGGTTCGGTTGAGCGTTTAAAGGCTCGCTTAGTTGTCTTTGGTAATCATCAGGTTGAAGGGATTGATTAtcatgagacttttgctcctgTTGCGAAAATGGTGACCGTGCGTGCTTTTCTAGCTGTTGCAGCTGCTAAAAATTGGGAGTTGCATCAGAAGGATGTTCATAACGCTTTTCTTCCTGGTGATTTGACAGAGGAGGTGTATATGAAACCCCCTCCTGGTTTTTCATCACACGGTAAGGTGTGCCGCTTATTAAAATCTCTGTATGGTCTGAAACAGGCTCCAAGATGTTGGTATGCTAAATTGTATGCTTCTTTGAAACAATATGGGTTCTGTCAATCATACTCTGATTATTCCTTGTTTACTTATCGGAGCAGTTCtattcaacttaatgttctcaTTTATGTCGATGATTTGATCATCTCTGGCAATGATTCCTCTGCTCTTTCTGCATTCAAACAATATTTGTGTACGTGCTTTCACATGAAAGATCTTGGGCGGTTGAAGTATTTTCTTGGGATTGAGGTGGCTCGTAATGATGAGGGTATTTTATTGTGTCAGCGTAAATATGCTCTTGATATCATTTCCGAGGCCGGTTTGTTGGGTGCAAAGCCGTCTCCTTTCCCCATTGAACAAAATCACTATTTGGCTCTTGCGTGTGGTAATTTGTTAGAGGCTCCAGAACGATATCGTCGGCTTGTTGGTCGTCTTATATATCTTTCTTTCACTCGACCTGATTTGGCCTATGCAGTTCATATTCTAGCTCAATTTATGCAGGCTCCTCGTGTGGAGCATTGGGATGCGGCATTACGTGTTGTACGCTATCTCAAAGGTTCTCCTGGTCAAGGTATTCTTCTTCCCTCTAGCTGTGACTTACATCTTGTTGGTTGGTGCGACTCTGACTGGGCTAGTTGCCCTCTTACTCGACGCTCATTGACTGGATGGATTGTGTTTCTTGGTGGTTCTCCAATTTGTTggaaaaccaagaaacaacataGTTTCTCGTTCGTCTGCTGAGGCTAAATATCGTTCAATGGCTTCTGTCACTTGTGAACTCAAATGGCTAAAGGGTCTGCTTTCTAGTTGGGGCGTTGATCATTCTGCTCCTATGATGTTGTACTATGATAGTAAGTCTGCTTTGCATATCGCCCAGAATCCTGTTTTTCATGAGCGGACGAAACATATCGAGGTTGATTGCCATTACATACGGGATGCGATTCAGGAGGGTCTTCTTTCTACTTGTCATGTTTCTACGCATGAGCAGTTGGGTGATATCTTTACTAAAGCTTTGGGTCATCGACAGTTTACATTCCTCCTACGCAAGTTGGGCATTTGTGATCCGtctgctccaacttgagggggggtgttgaacaatttacatttatttaaatttaatttgcattatggGCTTTGTTTAACTTTGGCCCAATTAATTGATtgttcatgtatatatatatactcttccTGAATATATGAAATACAGAGGGAAAAACCCTAAGTTTGTCAACCTCCAGCTTAAAACCTGCAAGCTGAAATAATGACAGCCATGAttggtcaaaaaaaaatttaaaaagaaaaattaatcataatttgaaaaaaaaagtaaaatctatttttctttaataaaaaaaccaCCACTACCTAAGCCACACTACTTCTGCCACCACAACCCAAACCCAGACCCTCGGAACCACCACCCCACCTAGACCTGAAACCACCGCCACCCAGAAACCGACCGCGCCGACTCACCCAACCTATTAGTGATTGTTCTGCTTCCAGCTCAGCAAAGCAATGCAAGCAACTCACGGCTGATTTAGCAAAATCAGCATATGAAAATTTTGATGACTCAGATGTAGAGAATGAGAAGCTTCTGGTATAACTAACTTCCTGAAATCATGGAATGACATGGCAAAGAGTTTGTTATCAGTTCTCTTGTAATAGCAGACTATATATAGTTGTAATATAGCTTATGCTCAATGTATTGAATCAACTTTTGTGTGATCAATTTTAGTCTCATTTTCTCTCTATTTTTCAttatctttctctctctaaatctTCTTCTGTAATTCTCACAAAATGTAAAAAAAGTTTGATTCAATGAATGAAATTATGCTGAAGTTCAAATTACTGTTTGATTGAAGTTTGATTGAAGTTCTTCACCAATTTCtttatggtatcagagcgggtaTGAATCTGCTACTTGTTGTTTGTTCGACTTCATAATTGATTGAgattctttattttgtttggattgatttgttgtttcttggttttctGGAATCTGCTTGATAAGTCTTTGGAATTTGTTGATTGTTTCTTCAATTTTTGATTTGAGAAATGCCTGGAACCACTGTTGTTTTAACTAACGATCCTCCAAGTGTATATATCATTCATCCTTCTGAGAATCCTACATATTCATTAGTAACTGAGAAATTCAATGGTGAATGCTATAATGAATGGAAGAGAAGTATGACAATAGCATTGTCAGCAAAGAAAAAGCTATGTTTTGTTGATGGTAGTCTTTCTAGACCAAATTCTGGACCTGAAATGCAAGCTTGGGATAGATGCAATGCTATGATTACTAGCTACATTTTACACTCAGTAGATAATACTATAGCAAGAAGTGTGCTGTATTTTACTTCTGCAAGAGAAATCTGGAAAGATTTGGAAGACAGATATTCTCAAAGTTCTGGTCCACAATTGTATAATCTACAACAGTCATTGAATGATCTTTCTCAAGGATCCACTCCTATAGCAAAATTCTTCACAAAAATCAAAGCAGTTTGGGATGAAATCACTGGTGTTAATCCTGTTCCAATATGCACTTATATTGGTTGTACTGGTGGTATTACTCAGAAGATACTCAAGCAACAACAGGAAGAGAGGTTGATTCAATTGTTGATGAAGCTTGATGGCAAGTATGCTAGTGTGAGAACCAATATTCTGATGATGCAGCCATTACCAAACGTGTCTCTAGCTTACAGATTCTTGATGCAGGAAGAAAAACAAAGACAAGTGAGCATGGTTGACATTGGAAATGTCAACTCAATGGCATTTTACAGCAACTGAACAGAGAAGATACAACAAATCATCACTTGCGCCACGAATCCATGGCAAATTATTTAGCCATGACCCTGATCAGACCTCAACCctcacgttttttttttttttttttcagtattTGCAGGCTAGACACGTGGGAGTAGAGGGGAGGGTAAAGGAATCCCTACTCTCAAGTACCCTCATTTGGTAGGATTCGAACCTCAAACCACTAGGATCCGAAGTAAGAACCTTACCAAGTGAGCCAACACTTTGTTGGTgactaaaaaaaattgattaaaccTCCTAGGATGTAGTGCTGATCCCTTTTTCATATGTGGTTTTTTCTTCTTTGTAACAAAGTGTCCACCGTAGTATAATCTTATGTTAATGGCCTCCATTAATTTATACCAAGGAAACCAAATATTATCCCTACCATGAAACtttattcaattaaaataagCCAATACTAAATTCAGAATCTAAACCAAATCAAATAAACCACACACATGcatgcaaataaaaattaaaaaatcccTAACTTCAAGCACCATGTTTTAATGCATTCAAACTAAAACAGTAAACAAACCACACACAAAAATCTACTTTATGGATCCCCATATCATATCACTATTTTAATCAACcactttaattaattatgtatacCAAAcacaaacaattttaaaatcagccttgcaaaattcaaaaaattttgaCCTAACAATACATGGGATTCTGTAAAATTGTGTAATTGGTCTCTTTTTGCACTTCCTTAAAGATGACGCACTTCGCTTCGCTTTGTCCTTAGCCATAACAGAGCAAATGGGTAAATTATCAATGCTATGTTTACAGAAATGAAAAGAATCGATTTTTAAATGCATACTTAATTAATTCAACTCTTACTATTTTTTGGTGGATGCACTCGTAGAAAAAATGAAATAGGCACCACCCCTTTAGTACCGGTTCTTGAAAATGGGCGCCAAAAGAAATGGGCGGGATtgaaaaattttgttttggCACCGGTTCCAACCAAACCGGTGCCAAATTATATAATTAGCACTGGTTCAAACCGGTGCCaatttattaaaacaaaaaaaaaagttgggaATTGATTTGGCATCGGTTCGCCTTAAACCGGTGCCAACTATGGTAATTAGCACCGGtgccatttaaaaaaaaaaaaaaaaacctggcCAACTCAACCTCAACTCTTTCTTCGTTTCTTTCATGCTTTTCATTTCCCTCATTTTTTTCCCTCTTCTCTTAGCTTCCACCATCTCCTAGCTAGGTTTCACTTACTCCATTGAAGTGGTGTCCAAGCTTTCTCACTTCCATTGAAGCAGTTGCCGCACCACCTTCTCACTCCATATCTATCTCTCCTCCATTTGGGTGTCGCACGTGCTGTTCATTCACCATTGACGCGGAGACTGAGCGTTCCAGCTTCATTGAAGCAGCTTCGAGGTAAGAATTTTGTGTGGTATTCGCAAACTACCGAACTCCTTCGCAATTTAGTGTTTTTTGTagatttgattttcattttagtaATTTCTAGGGTTCTTGTAATGTAGGTTTTGTCATTGACTTGTGGGTTGTGAGGGAGTAGGGGAGTTTGGGTTAATTGGTGGTTAAGTTGTGGTGGTATTTGGTGGATGAAATGGGAGTTGTTGCTGTGGAAGATTGACGCTGTGGTGGTTGATTTGGGGTTGGGCTGTGGTGGTTGAGCAGCTTTAAGCCATCACCGTTCTTCATTTTAGATGAAGTTGATGCTGCTCTAGATAATTTTTGTTGGATGAAATGGGAGTTGATGCTGGATTCATCCGGTCAAAATCCTGCTTGCCTTTGAATCAAATGCTTTTGGTGAAAAAATACCAACAGTTCACTGAGTCAAAGAGtataaataagaattaaaaaggtgtttcataaataaattaataagagaaAATCAATGCAATCAAACAAAAGATTACTTACTTAGGAGCCAAACAAGAATCATTGATAATGCAATAGTCAACAATCTCTAGGACTAATGGATCCAATAGTTTCATTTCCTTGTTATTTGAGTTCAAAAAGTGTGAAATGAATATAAGTTTTTCATCAGATTTACAATCCAAAGAAAACGAACACTTACACCCTCCATTTGCAAGAATATTTTCAAATCCAATCACAGGGATAGTGCCTCTAATTGCCTTTCTCCCTCCATTTGTTTTGTTGTGGTCAAATGTAGAAATTTGATCAACCACCTCAGGTAATTTTGTCACCAAAATAGCAAGTTTAGAGATCTCTTCAATCACAGATTGAACTCGAGGATCCATAAAAAACGAATcatcctctctctctctctctcaaacacacatatatatatatatatatatatatatatatatatatatatatatgtatatatatatatatatatatatttatgtaagtatatatatatatatatatatatatatatatatatatatatatatatatatatatatatttatgtaagtatatatatatatatatatatatatatatatatatatatatatatatatgtatatatatatatgtatatatatatatatgtatgtatgtatgtatgtatgtatgtatatacatatatatatatatatatatatatatatatatatatatatatatatgtatgtatatatatatgtatgtatatatatatatatatatatatgtatatatatatatgtatgtatatatatatatgtatctatatatatatgtatatatatatatatatatatgtatgcatatatatatatatatatgtatatatgtatatatatgtatatacatgtatatatatgtatatatgtatatatatatatatacacatgtatatatatatatatatatacacatgtatatatatatatatatatatatatatatatatatatatatatatatatatatatatatatatatatacacatgcatatttatatatacacatatgtatatatatacacatgtatatttatatatacacatatgtatatatatatacatatatatatatatatatatatatatatatatatatatatatatatatatatacatatatatatatatatatatatatatatatatatatatatatacatatacatatatatatacatatacatatatatatacatatatatatatatacatatacatatatatacatatacatatatatacatatacatatatatacatatacatatatatatatatacatatatatatatatacatatatatatatatatatatatatatatatatatatatatatatatatatatgtgtgtgtgtgtgtgtgtgtgtgtatatatatatatatatatatatatatatatgtatatatatatatacatatatatatgtatatatatatatacatatatatatgtatatatatatatacatatatatatgtatatatatatatacatatatatatgtatatatatatatacatatatatatgtatatatatatatatacatatatatatacatatatatatgtatatatatatatacatatatatatgtatatatatatacatatatatatgtatatatatatacatatatatatatatatatatatatatatatatatatatatatatatctttgtatatatatatatatttgtatatatatatatatatatatatatttgtatatatatatatatatatgtatatatatatatatatatatatatatatatatatatatatatatgtatatatatatatatatatgtatatatatatatatatatatatatatatgtatatatatatatgtatatatatatatgtatgtatgtatgtatgtatgtatgtatatatatatatatatatacatatatatatatatacatatatatatatatatatatatatatataatatatatatatatatatatatatatatatatatatgtatgtatatatatatatgtatgtatatatatatatgtatctatatatatatgtatatatatatatatatatatatatatatatatatatatatatatatatatatatatatatatgtatatatatatatatgtatgcaaatatatatatatatatatgtatatgtatatatatatataaatatatatatatatgtatatgtatatgtatatatatgtatatgtaaatatatatatatatatatatatatatatatatatatatatatatatatatatataatataattatatatatatatatttatatatatatatatatatatatatatatatatatatatatatatatatatatatatatattatatatgtatgtatgtatgtatatatatatatatatatatatatatatatatatatatatatatatatatatatatatatatatatatatatatatatgtatgtatatatatatatatacatatatatatatacatatatatatatatatatatatatatatatatatatatatacatatatatatatatatatatatacatatatatatatatatatatatacatatatatatatatatatatatatatatatatatatatatatatatatatatatatatatatttatatatatatatatatatatatatatatatatatatatatatatatatatatatatatatatatatatatatatataaatatatatacatatgtataaatatatacatatatatatatatatacatatatatatatatatatacatatatatatatatatatatatatatatatatatatatatatgtgtatatatatatatatatatgtgtatatatatatatatatgtgtatatatatatatatgtgtgtatatatatatatatgtgtatatatatatatatgtgtatatatatatatatatgtgtatatatatatatatatatatatatatatatatatatatatatatatatatatatatatatatgtatatatatatatgtatatatatatataatatatatatatgtatatatatatatatatatatatatatatgtatatatatgtatatatatatatatgtatatatatatatatacatacatatatatatatatatatatatatatatatatatatatatatatatatatatatatatatatatatatacatatatatatatatatttgatatatatatatatatatatataatattgtatatatatatatatatatatatatatatatatatatatatatatatatatatatatatataatatatatatatatatatatatatatatatatatatatatatgtatatatatacatatatatatatatatatatatatatatatatatatatatatatatatatatatatatatatatatatatatatatatatatatataaatgtgtatgtatgtatgtatgtatatgtatatatatatatatatatatatataaatatatatatatatatatatatatatatatatatatatatatatatatatgtatatatatatatatatatgtatatatatatatatatatgtatatatgtatatatatgtatatatatatgtatatatatttatatatatatgtatatatatatatatatatgtatgtatatatgtatatatatatatatatatatatatatatatatatatatatatatatatatatagatatatatatatatatagatatatatatatatatatatatatatatatatatatatatatatatataaatatatgtatatatatatatatatgtatatatatatatatatatatatatatatatgtatatatatatatatatatatatatatatatatatatatatatgtatatatatatatatatgtatatatatatatatatgtatatatatatatatatatatatatgtatatatatatatatatatatatatatgtatatatatatatatatatatatatatatatatatatatatatatatatatatatatatatatatatatatatatatatatgtatatatatataaatatatatatacatatatatatacatatatatatacatatatatatatatatatatatatatatatatatatatatatatatatagatatatatatatatgtatatatatataaatatatatatatatatatatatatatatatatatatatatatatatatatatatatacatatatatatatgtgtatacatatatatatatatatatatatatatacatatatatatatgtgtatacatatatatatatatatatatatatatatatatatatatatatatatatatatatacacatatatatatatatacacatatatatatatatatacacatatatatatatatatacacatatatatatatatatatacatatgtatatatatatacacatatgtatatatatatacatatatatatatatatatacatatatatatatatatatatatatatgtatatatatatatatatgtatatatatatatatatatatatatatatatatatatatatatatatatatatatatatatatatacatatatatatgtatatatatatataaatatatatatgtatatatatatatacatatatatatatatatatatatatatatatatatatatatatatatatatatatgtatatatatatatacgtatatatatgtatatatatatatacgtatatatatatatatatatatatatatatatatatatatatacatatatatatatatatatatttgtatatatatatatatatttgtatatatatatatatatatttgtatatatatatatatatatatgtatatatatatatatatatatatatataaatatatgtatatatatatatatatatgtatatatatatatatatatatatatatatatatatatatatatatatatgtatgtatgtatgtatgtatatgtatatatatatatatatatatatatatatatatatatatatatatatatatatatatatatatatatatatatatatatatatatataaatatgtatatatatatatatatatatatatatatatatataaatatatgtatatatatatatatatatatatatatatatgtatatatatataaatatatatatatatatatatatatatagacatatatatatatatatatatatatatatatatatatatatatatatatatatatatatatatatatatatatatatatatatatatatgtatgtatgtatatatatatatatatatatatatatatatatatatatatatatatatatatatatatatatatatatatatatatatatatatatatatatatatatatgtatatatatatatgtatatatatatgtatgtatgtatgtatgtatgtatgtatatatatatatatatacatatatatatatatatatatatatatatatatatatatatatatatatatgtatatatatatatgtatgtatatatatatatgtatctatatatatatgtatatatatatatatatatatatatatatatatatatatatatatgtatatatatatatatgtatgcatatatatatatatatatatatatatatatatatgtatatgtatatatatatataaatatatatatatatgtatatgtatatgtatatatatgtatatgtaaatatatatatatatatatatatatatatatatatatataaatatatatatatatatatatatatatatatatatatatatatatatatataatataatatatatatatatatatatatatatatatatatatatatatatatatatatatatatatatatatatatatatatatatgtatatatatatatatatatatatatatatatatatatatatatgtatatatatatatatatatatatatatatatatatatatatatatatgtatgtatgtatgtatatatatatatacatacatacatacatatatatatatatatatatatatatatatatatatatatatatatatatatatatatatatatatatatatatatatatgtccaacggttccatggaaccggttctggaaccggaaccgggaccggtccggttgaaccggctcaacggttccatggaacNNNNNNNNNNNNNNNNNNNNNNNNNNNNNNNNNNNNNNNNNNNNNNNNNNNNNNNNNNNNNNNNNNNNNNNNNNNNNNNNNNNNNNNNNNNNNNNNNNNNaaaacgcttaaaaacgcataaaatcgcaacttaacttctaatttctagcatatgactattattatcaattctaaccatttcaacacaataatatatgccaaatagtgttgtgtgccaagtttcgtgcataaaaaaccatgtttgacctactttacgcgcgaaattgacaaataaaaacgcgaaattgacagcatcaaactagtgaccagaccaccttgcacgacacgtggagaccaaacctatgcatccaggacctaggctaaagtggaaatggattcttggtacttggatctagctatcaaggtcctaaaaccattctaacaatccccgtggactcctagaagctgagccgaaggagggctggtcgacagtttgctagatcagaattttgtttaagtgtttgtggttgtttcgtgttcttttcatgatcatttgtagtttttgactgtgtcattaatcaaaccttacgcacaacattaatccttgcataaccaaggccttaatcagccccggtttcgcatcaaaaccaagtttgagtactttacgcgcgaaattgacaaaaacgcttaaaaacgcataaaatcgcaacttaacttctaatttctagcatatgactattattatcaattctaaccatttcaacacaataatatatgccaaacagtgttgtgtgccaagtttcgtgcataacaaaccatgtttgacctactttacgcgcgaaattgacaaaaacgcttaaaattaaaacccataaaatcgcaacttaacttctaatttctagcatatgactattattatcaagtataaccatttcaacacaataaaatatgccaaatagtgttgtgtgccaagtttcgtgcataacaaaccatgtttgaccttct
The Amaranthus tricolor cultivar Red isolate AtriRed21 chromosome 11, ASM2621246v1, whole genome shotgun sequence DNA segment above includes these coding regions:
- the LOC130826547 gene encoding uncharacterized protein LOC130826547; its protein translation is MPGTTVVLTNDPPSVYIIHPSENPTYSLVTEKFNGECYNEWKRSMTIALSAKKKLCFVDGSLSRPNSGPEMQAWDRCNAMITSYILHSVDNTIARSVLYFTSAREIWKDLEDRYSQSSGPQLYNLQQSLNDLSQGSTPIAKFFTKIKAVWDEITGVNPVPICTYIGCTGGITQKILKQQQEERLIQLLMKLDGKYASVRTNILMMQPLPNVSLAYRFLMQEEKQRQVSMVDIGNVNSMAFYSN